In one Brienomyrus brachyistius isolate T26 chromosome 7, BBRACH_0.4, whole genome shotgun sequence genomic region, the following are encoded:
- the wdr54 gene encoding WD repeat-containing protein 54, translated as MYHKDKSIQIKSSASALYNNLSVLRIAPRCLTYFTVVHANVVNMVSASWDGLNFSHRQLQSKEGSIASSSSLIMQASWCVLPSRELLVLTSQKGIQMYESDGSIMVYWHALDTPEAPTAQAVFARGIAAVQENFICVGVSTGFILVFDIPSKGSNIMLSEVLEEHRESITDMASECSGSLDSVADLVTADDSGTLCVWKSGEDFQLLNKIPGFDVCCSSVKLWKGTVVAGYGSGQIRIYEAVTGIVRAEVNAHARWIYSLDIAPSSGLLLSAAEDSLVQVWHLTTIPEANSVEIQHLYSECVTDTQICGAKFCDGEGYAFAVTGYDLSEIIRYTQE; from the exons ATGTATCACAAGGATAAAAGCATCCAGATCAAGAGCAGTGCCTCTGCTCTGTACAACAATCTGAGTGTGCTCCGCATTGCCCCTCGCTGCCTCACCTACTTCACCGTGGTGCATGCCAATGTGGTCAACATGGTCAGTGCCTCCTGGGATGGCCTCAACTTTTCCCATCGCCAGCTGCAGTCTAAAGAGGGCAGCATTGCTTCTAGTTCTTCACTCATCATGCAG GCATCGTGGTGCGTTCTTCCTTCCCGTGAGCTGCTAGTTCTCACTTCTCAAAAGGGAATTCAG ATGTATGAGTCAGATGGATCCATCATGGTGTACTGGCATGCCCTAGATACACCTGAGGCACCAACAG CTCAGGCTGTGTTTGCTCGGGGAATCGCTGCTGTACAGGAAAACTTTATCTGTGTCG GAGTATCAACCGGCTTCATACTGGTGTTTGACATTCCCAGCAAAGGGAGCAACATTATGCTGTCAGAAGTGTTGGAGGAGCATAGGGAGTCCATTACAGATATGGCGTCGGAATGTTCCGGGAGTCTG GATAGTGTTGCTGACCTGGTCACGGCGGACGACTCAGGCACGCTCTGTGTGTGGAAGTCTGGAGAAGACTTCCAGCTGCTCAACAAGATCCCAGGTTTTGA TGTCTGCTGTTCTTCGGTGAAGTTGTGGAAAGGCACTGTGGTGGCTGGGTACGGCTCAGGCCAGATCCGCATCTACGAGGCTGTCACTGGGATAGTGCGTGCTGAGGTCAACGCACATGCCCGCTGGATCTACTCCCTCGATATTGCGCCCTCCTCTGGCCTA ctgctctctgctgctgaGGATTCTCTGGTGCAAGTCTGGCACCTAACCACCATCCCAGAGGCCAACAGTGTGGAG ATCCAGCACCTCTACAGCGAGTGTGTCACTGACACCCAGATCTGTGGAGCTAAATTCTGCGATGGGGAAGGATATGCCTTCGCTGTGACCGGCTATGACCTAAGTGAGATTATCCGCTACACTCAAGAATAG